From the Paucidesulfovibrio longus DSM 6739 genome, the window GATCCAACCGGGCAATTCTCGATACAGGTGCCGCAAAGGCTGCACAGGCTGTAGTCGTAGAGAAACTTGGCCGGTTCCTTGGGAGCCTTGGGCTTCTTGACCTCTTCGCCGCGTGCTTCGGCTTCCTTCATGGCCTGCTCCTCTTCGGGAGTGGGCTTGGGAGCCTTGGCCTTGACCACCGTCAGACAGCCGCTCGGACAGTTGGTCACGCACATCATGCAGCCGATGCACTTGGGCTTCGCCGGATTCTTCGGCTTGGGCACGAGTTCCACATGGCCGCCGAAGGTCTGTTCCACTTCCGGGTCCACGGTCTGGCGCGGGTAGTGCACCGTCACCGTGGGCTGGAGGAAGTACTTTCCCGTGACCTTGAGGCCCACGAAGAGGCTCCAGAGGTCTTTGACGCTTTGGAAGATATCTTTCACTGCGCTCATAATCTCTACCGCACTCCCCTAGAACACCTTCATGAAGAAAGCGGTTCCCAAAAGGTTCAGGGTGGCCAGTGGCAGGAGCCACTTCCAGTTGATATTCAGCAGCTGGACAAAGGTGACGCGGGGGTAGGTCCACCGGATCCACATGATGAACAGGACGATAGCGTAGACCTTCGGGATGAACCACCACCAGCCGTCCGAGCCGAAAGGCCCCTGGAAGCCGCCGAGGAAGAGGACCGCGGCAACGCTGGAGACCACGACCATGTAGCCGTATTCCGCCAGGAAAAAGAGGCCGAAGCCCATGCCCGAATACTCGGTATGGAAGCCCGCGGTCAGTTCCGACTCCGCTTCGGGCAGGTCGAACGGGGCGCGGTTGGTCTCGCCCACGGCGCTGATGATGAAGATGATGAAAGCCAGGGGCTGATAGACCAGGTTCCACTGCCAGGGCCAGGGCCCCTGCCCATCGGTGATCGCCACGAAGTCGAGCGAGCCGGTCATGAAGGCGATGGCCAGGACCGAAAGCAGCAGCGGGATTTCATAGGCCACGGACTGCGCCACGGCGCGGCCGGCGCCCAGCAGGCCGTATTTGTTGTTGGAGGCCCAGCCCGCGAGAAGCAGGGCAAGCACGTTGAAGCCCGCAAAGGCCAGGATCAAGAGCACTCCCAGGTCGACCTGCATGCCCGTAAGGGTCGGGCCGTACGGAAGCACCAGGAAAAGCAGCATCACCGGCAGCATGGACAGGATCGGTGCCATCCAATACAGGATCGGGTCCGCTCCGCTGGGCATCAGCAACTGTTTGCACATCAGCTTGACGCCGTCGAAGAGCGCCTGGATGATGCCGTGGGGACCGGCCTCGAACGGACCGGGACGACGCTGGATGAAGCCGGCGACTTTCCGCTCCAGGTAGACCAGCACCAGTGCGTTGATGCCGACCCAGGCCAGCGTGATGACCAGTGCGATGATCAAATGCAAGAGTTGGGGATGAATACTCATTCGCGCTCCCTACCTGTCGATTTCCGGAATGATCAGGTCCAGGCTGCCGAGAACCGCCACGGCGTCCGCAAGCAACATGCCCTGGGACGCTTCGGCGAAGCAGCTCAGATTCGAGAACCCCGGCGCGCGCAGCTTGACGCGGTACGGGGTTTTGCTGCCGTCGCTGGCCACGTAGAATCCGACCTTGCCGCGCGCGCCTTCCACGGCGAAGTAGGCTTCGCCGGCGGGCATCTTGGCGGTCGGCTTGGGCGCTCCCTTGACGAGGAACGGTCCCTCGACGCCGGACAGCTGCTCCAGAGCCTGTTCGATGATGTTGCAGCTCTGCTCCATTTCTTCCATGCGCACCAGATACCGGCCCATGGAGCAGGCAGTGGTCTGGGTCGGCACCTTGAAGTCGAAGCGGTCGTAAATGCCGAAGGGTTCGGAAACCCGCAGGTCGTAGGCAAGGCCCGCGCCGCGTGCGACAGGGCCAGTGGCTCCGTAGCGGGCGACCATGTCCTGGTCGATGATGCCGATGTCCTCGACGCGCTTTCTGAGGATGATGTTGTCCGTGACCAGATCCTTGTACATGGGCAGACGCTGGCGGAAGCGGGCGATGAAGGCCTTGGTGCCTTCGATGAATTTCTCGTCCAGGTCCGCGGAGACGCCGCCGAAGCGGAAGTAGGAATAGGTCAGGCGCGAAGCGGTGGGCCGCTGAAGCAGGTCAAGCAGCATTTCGCGGTCATCGAACGCGTACATGATCGGAGTGAACGCGCCGAGGTCCAGAATGTAGGCGCCCCACCAAAGCAGATGCGAGGTGAGGCGGTTCATTTCATGGGTGATCACGCGGATGTATTCGGCGCGCTCCGGAACTTCGATGCCGGCGAGTTTTTCCACGGCGCCGCAGTAGGCCCAGTTCCACGAGAGCGGATGGCCGTAGTCCACGCGCCCCAGGTTGGGCATGAACTGGCCCCAGGCCTTTGTCTCGCCCATTTTTTCGTGCATGCGGTGCAGGTAACCGAATACGGGCTCCGCGCGCAGGATGTATTCGCCGTCGAGTTCGAGAACGACCCGAAGCACGCCGTGGGTGGACGGGTGCTGCGGTCCGAGGTTCAAAATCAGGGAGTCGGGCCGGGCTTTCTTGGCGAAATTCCTGGTGTAGAAGTCGCCGCCGACCTGTTCCATATCAGGGTAACGTGTCATGGCTCAATCCTTCCGTTGCCTAGCCCGCAGTGGGGGCTTCTTCCGCGGGCTCGTCCGCAAACAGGGCCTTGATCGCATCGGTGCAGACCTCGGGCTCGCCCAGGGACATGACCGACTTCAAGGCGAGACGCCTCTTGTCGTCCTTGAGCAGCGGCGGATCAATGCGTTGATCGTCTTCCGCGGGCAGCAGAAGCGGGATGAGGTTCTCGTGGCCCTCGAAGTTCACGCCGTGAAAATCGTAGGTCTCCCGCTCATGCCAGTCCGCGCCCTGGAAGATGTCGGAGATGGTCGGAACGCTGGGATTTTCCCGCGAAACGAGCACCTTCAGGGTGATCCGACCGGGACGGGACATCTTGTCGAAATGGTAGAGAAGGAGAATGCCGTCCGTGGTGTCCAGGGCGAGCACGTCCTCGATGTGCCAGGCGTCCTCGCGCAGCCGCTGCACGGCCTTGCGCAACACGGCAGGCTTGAGGAACACGACCCACTCTTGCCCCGTGGCGGCGAAATCGGCCTTGACTTTGCACTCCAGAGGGAGGCCGTCGAACAGATTCATGTTAGCCCTCCTCCTTCAAAGCGGGAACAGGCCACCAGCGCTTGCCGCCGGTCATCTTCTTCTGAAGCTCGAAGAGCCCTTCGAGCAGTCCCTCGGGGCGCGGCGGGCAACCGGGAACGTAGACGTCCACCGGAATCAGCGTGTCCACGCCTTCTACGAGGTTGTAGGCATCCTTGAACTTGAAGGGGCCGCCGGAAATGGCGCAGTTGCCCATGGCGATGACGTATTTGGGAGCCGGCATCTGCTCGTAGAGCCGAACGATGGAGGGAGCCATCTTCTTTGTCACCGTTCCCGCGACGATCATCAGGTCGGATTGCCGGGGCGAAGGACGAAAGACCTCCGCACCGAAGCGGGCGAGGTCGAAGCGGGCCATGCCCGTGCTCATCATTTCGATGGCGCAGCAGGCCAGGCCGAATGTCATGGGCCACACGGACATGGCGCGGCAGACATTGAGGATCTTGTCGACGAGCTGAATCTGTACCAGCGCAGGTTCGACGGTCCCCAGGGTTTTCCTCAGGGTGCCCGTTTCTTCTACTGGTTGATGCGACGCGGCCATGTAAACACCCCTTTAGCCCAGAAGTACACGATGGAAACGGCCAGAACGAAGAGGAAGATGAACACCTTGACGAACGGCAGCCAGCCTTCGGTGGAACCGTAGACCGTCGCCACCGGGAACAGGTAGAGCACGTCCACGTCGAACGCCAAAAAGATCAAGGCGTAGCAGTAGTAGGAAATTCCCCATTTGACCCAGGAGCTTCCGTAGGGCTTCATGCCGCATTCGAAAGACATCCCCAGATCGCCTCCCTTGGCCTTGGGCCCGAGCAGAACGGCCAGGATAAGCGGGCCGACCGCAAACAGAAGCCCGCCGAGCAGAAACAGCACTATGGCGAGATGCAACCAACTGAAGACCATACGTGAACCTCTAACCCCTTGGTTTGCGCGGCGGCCCGGAACCGCCCGGACACACGCCACCTACACGGAATGGTGCTTTTTTTTGCCTCATAACCCAAGTCACGTCAAGAACTTCGTGAAATATTTCATGTAGTGCAGCGATATTCCAGGCCTGGCCTACATCGCGGCGCGGACACGAAAATCCACACCAAAAAGGTCATGATTCTCCGTCGCAATCGACGGAGCACAGGCTTTTCCCAGCCCGTTTGGCGGAATACATGGCGGAATCCGCCTTGCTGAGCAATTCTTCCGGTTCCACGGCATCGTCCGGAAAAAGGCTGATGCCGAGCGTAGCCCCCACAACATGCCGGTCGCCCTTGATCTCGAACGGCTTTTCCAGCGCCGCCAGCAGGTCGCGCGCCACCTTTTCGGCGCTGGCCATGTCGTCCACCGCGGAAAGGAGCACACCGAATTCATCCCCTCCCAGGCGGGCAAGCGTGTCGGAAGAACGAACGCGCCGCTTGAAGCGGTCGGCGACGCCGCGCAAGACCTCGTCTCCGGCCTGATGCCCGTAGCCGTCGTTGACCTTCTTGAAATCGTTGAGATCGATGAAGATCACGGCGACCTTGTGGCCGTAGCGCCGCGCGCTTTCCAAGAAATGCTCCAGGCGGTCGAAAAAGAGGGTCCGGTTGGGAACGTCCGTGAGGTCGTCGAAGTGCGCCTTCCGGTGCAGGTTGATTTCGCAGAGCTTACGCTGGGTGATGTCCTCGATGACCCCCTCCACGAGGATGGGCCCGGAGCCGCGAACCAGTCTTGAACTTTCGGAGAGCCAGACGATTTCCCCGTCCTGCCGCCGAACCTGGAATTCCCAATTGGAAATGTAGCCCTCTTCCTGAAGGATGGACAGGTAGCGCTCGCGCTGCTCCTGATCGACGGCTATATTCTTGAACAATTCCGGAATATTCAACAGCTCGCCGGGCGACGAGTACCCCAGCAGGCGGGCCAGGGCGGGATTGGCGTCGGTCACGGTGCCGTCGAAGCGCATCTGAAAGATTCCTTCCACGGCCTTGACGAAAAACGTGCGGTATTTTTCCTCGGCCTGCCCCAGGGCCTCGGCCGCCTGCTTGCGTCGGTGGATTTCGTGCTCAAGGCGCAGCTTCTGGCGATGCAGGTCCAGGAAGACCTTGACCTTGCTGCGCAGCATGTAGGGATCAACGGGGCGGAAAAGATAATCCACGGCACCGGCCTCATAGCCGAGCTTGACCGAAGCCTCGTCCTGGAAGATGGACGTCACGAAGATGACCGGCACGTGCCGCCCGCGGTCCAGGGCCTTGATGGCCCGGCAGGTGTCGTAGCCGTCCATGCCTGGCATCTGGATGTCCAGCAGGATCAAGGCGAAATCGTGATTCTTGACCAGTTCCACGGCTTCGTGCCCGTTCTCGGCCATGCGCACCTTGCAGTCGTCCTGCTTGAGGAGCTGCTCCAGGAGGACGAGGTTCATGGGCGTGTCGTCAACGATGAGAATTTCCAGCAGGTTCAAGCCGCGCCTCCTTGTGGTGCGTTGGCCGCATCGCAGCGGCGCTCAACCCGGAACACTCCCTGCCCGTCCGGAACGGCGTCCAGGGCGAAGTCGAAACGGTCAAGATCGGTGCAGAAGTCGAAATCCTGTTCCGGTGCGTCCGCACGGGCGGAGTCGAAGAACACCGAGGCCGAAGGCAGGTTGCGCAAATATTTGCGCAGCGCCTCGTAGCTGTTCGGATACCCCTCCACCGCATTCTTCAGGAACATTGCGCACATGGTATCTTCCAGGCTGCGGACTTCGCCCCGGTCGCCGGGCGCCAGAAGCAGCACTTCGGGCGCGGGGCTATTTTCCAGAACGTCTACCACAGCCGCGGCGCCGATAAAAGAGCCCAGGAGCACCCGCTTCGCATTTTCTACGGCGTGAACCGCGGGCGTGCCCGCATCCGTGGCCAGCACCACGGTGCGCGCGGCCAGGTTCTGTTGCAGCATGATGGTGGGAGAGTTGGGAAAATCGAATCCGGCGGGCATGCGGCCGTCGCGTTCTCCGACAAGAATCCAGTCGGGATGGTCACCCCGAAGTGCGAGCGCCTGTTCCGCGTCGCGGGCGAGGAGGACTTCCTTCGCTCCCGCGTCCAGGGCGGCGTATGCGCTGGCCCAGGCTCGAAACACGTCGACAACCACGACGAGTTCGCACTCATACGGGCCGCCGACCAGGGTTTCGGCAATGGACAAACGCATGCAATCCTCCGGTTTGACCGGAAGATATTTCACATTTTCAAGAGGCAGTAAAGAGGGGGCCGCAATTCTTGATTAATGCACCAAGAGGTCGTATCCAGACAATGAAAGCGACAATTTGCCCAACGGAGTATCCATGCACTGCCGCAAACGCGTTCTCGTCACCGGCGGAGCCGGCTTTCTCGGCTCCCACCTCTGCGAATCCCTGCTCGCCGAAGGCCACGAAGTTCTCTGCGTGGACAACTATTACACGGGCGGCAAGGGAAACATCCTGCATTTGATGGACAATCCGCGTTTCGAGCTGCTGCGTCACGACGTGACCTTCCCGCTCTATGTGGAGGTCGACGAAATCTACAGCATGGCCTGCCCGGCCTCGCCGATCCACTACCAGCACGATCCGGTGCAGACCACCAAGACCTCGGTGCACGGCTCCATCAACATGCTCGGGCTGGCCAAGCGCATCAAGGCCAAGATCCTGCTGGCCTCCACCTCGGAAGTCTACGGCGACCCCGGCGTGCATCCCCAGACCGAAGACTACTGGGGCAACGTCAACCCCATCGGCCCGCGCGCCTGCTACGACGAGGGCAAGCGCTGCGCGGAAACGCTCTTTTTCGACTATCGCCGCCAGCACGGCCTGCGCATCCGCGTGGCGCGCATCTTCAACACCTACGGTCCGCGCATGGCCGTGAACGACGGACGCGTGGTCTCCAACTTCATCGTCCAGGCCCTGCGTAACGAGCCTATCACCGTCTATGGCGACG encodes:
- a CDS encoding GGDEF domain-containing response regulator yields the protein MNLLEILIVDDTPMNLVLLEQLLKQDDCKVRMAENGHEAVELVKNHDFALILLDIQMPGMDGYDTCRAIKALDRGRHVPVIFVTSIFQDEASVKLGYEAGAVDYLFRPVDPYMLRSKVKVFLDLHRQKLRLEHEIHRRKQAAEALGQAEEKYRTFFVKAVEGIFQMRFDGTVTDANPALARLLGYSSPGELLNIPELFKNIAVDQEQRERYLSILQEEGYISNWEFQVRRQDGEIVWLSESSRLVRGSGPILVEGVIEDITQRKLCEINLHRKAHFDDLTDVPNRTLFFDRLEHFLESARRYGHKVAVIFIDLNDFKKVNDGYGHQAGDEVLRGVADRFKRRVRSSDTLARLGGDEFGVLLSAVDDMASAEKVARDLLAALEKPFEIKGDRHVVGATLGISLFPDDAVEPEELLSKADSAMYSAKRAGKSLCSVDCDGES
- the nuoH gene encoding NADH-quinone oxidoreductase subunit NuoH codes for the protein MSIHPQLLHLIIALVITLAWVGINALVLVYLERKVAGFIQRRPGPFEAGPHGIIQALFDGVKLMCKQLLMPSGADPILYWMAPILSMLPVMLLFLVLPYGPTLTGMQVDLGVLLILAFAGFNVLALLLAGWASNNKYGLLGAGRAVAQSVAYEIPLLLSVLAIAFMTGSLDFVAITDGQGPWPWQWNLVYQPLAFIIFIISAVGETNRAPFDLPEAESELTAGFHTEYSGMGFGLFFLAEYGYMVVVSSVAAVLFLGGFQGPFGSDGWWWFIPKVYAIVLFIMWIRWTYPRVTFVQLLNINWKWLLPLATLNLLGTAFFMKVF
- a CDS encoding 4Fe-4S binding protein, whose amino-acid sequence is MSAVKDIFQSVKDLWSLFVGLKVTGKYFLQPTVTVHYPRQTVDPEVEQTFGGHVELVPKPKNPAKPKCIGCMMCVTNCPSGCLTVVKAKAPKPTPEEEQAMKEAEARGEEVKKPKAPKEPAKFLYDYSLCSLCGTCIENCPVGSLQYSHNIYFVGTSRKDFKLDLLKRLERQAENAAKASGTAPKAETAEAASKEA
- a CDS encoding NADH-quinone oxidoreductase subunit D, whose amino-acid sequence is MTRYPDMEQVGGDFYTRNFAKKARPDSLILNLGPQHPSTHGVLRVVLELDGEYILRAEPVFGYLHRMHEKMGETKAWGQFMPNLGRVDYGHPLSWNWAYCGAVEKLAGIEVPERAEYIRVITHEMNRLTSHLLWWGAYILDLGAFTPIMYAFDDREMLLDLLQRPTASRLTYSYFRFGGVSADLDEKFIEGTKAFIARFRQRLPMYKDLVTDNIILRKRVEDIGIIDQDMVARYGATGPVARGAGLAYDLRVSEPFGIYDRFDFKVPTQTTACSMGRYLVRMEEMEQSCNIIEQALEQLSGVEGPFLVKGAPKPTAKMPAGEAYFAVEGARGKVGFYVASDGSKTPYRVKLRAPGFSNLSCFAEASQGMLLADAVAVLGSLDLIIPEIDR
- a CDS encoding NADH-quinone oxidoreductase subunit B; the encoded protein is MAASHQPVEETGTLRKTLGTVEPALVQIQLVDKILNVCRAMSVWPMTFGLACCAIEMMSTGMARFDLARFGAEVFRPSPRQSDLMIVAGTVTKKMAPSIVRLYEQMPAPKYVIAMGNCAISGGPFKFKDAYNLVEGVDTLIPVDVYVPGCPPRPEGLLEGLFELQKKMTGGKRWWPVPALKEEG
- a CDS encoding 2-phosphosulfolactate phosphatase, which gives rise to MRLSIAETLVGGPYECELVVVVDVFRAWASAYAALDAGAKEVLLARDAEQALALRGDHPDWILVGERDGRMPAGFDFPNSPTIMLQQNLAARTVVLATDAGTPAVHAVENAKRVLLGSFIGAAAVVDVLENSPAPEVLLLAPGDRGEVRSLEDTMCAMFLKNAVEGYPNSYEALRKYLRNLPSASVFFDSARADAPEQDFDFCTDLDRFDFALDAVPDGQGVFRVERRCDAANAPQGGAA
- a CDS encoding NADH-quinone oxidoreductase subunit A, which gives rise to MVFSWLHLAIVLFLLGGLLFAVGPLILAVLLGPKAKGGDLGMSFECGMKPYGSSWVKWGISYYCYALIFLAFDVDVLYLFPVATVYGSTEGWLPFVKVFIFLFVLAVSIVYFWAKGVFTWPRRINQ
- a CDS encoding UDP-glucuronic acid decarboxylase family protein, which translates into the protein MHCRKRVLVTGGAGFLGSHLCESLLAEGHEVLCVDNYYTGGKGNILHLMDNPRFELLRHDVTFPLYVEVDEIYSMACPASPIHYQHDPVQTTKTSVHGSINMLGLAKRIKAKILLASTSEVYGDPGVHPQTEDYWGNVNPIGPRACYDEGKRCAETLFFDYRRQHGLRIRVARIFNTYGPRMAVNDGRVVSNFIVQALRNEPITVYGDGSQTRSFCYVDDLVRGLRAFMDMEEDFPGPMNLGNPVESSILEIAERIVRLTGSTSRIELRPLPENDPTRRCPDIGLAKSRIGWEPGVLLEDGLKETIAYFRRALECRP
- a CDS encoding NADH-quinone oxidoreductase subunit C is translated as MNLFDGLPLECKVKADFAATGQEWVVFLKPAVLRKAVQRLREDAWHIEDVLALDTTDGILLLYHFDKMSRPGRITLKVLVSRENPSVPTISDIFQGADWHERETYDFHGVNFEGHENLIPLLLPAEDDQRIDPPLLKDDKRRLALKSVMSLGEPEVCTDAIKALFADEPAEEAPTAG